The genomic segment TTATGAAATAGTCTCTGGGGGTCAGCTGTCACTGTGAGTGAGTGAAAGTCATTCTTTGTCATTGATTTTTTGAGTCTGTaaatctgtgtgtttttggtttAATTTCACATTCTTGGGAAGCAGACAGATGGCATGCTTTCTGTCCCCCGCAGGCCACCGTACTGTGATAAAAATCACAGTTTCTCAGGGGTGCTGTGACGAGCCCTCACTCCGTTAAAGGGCCGGACTCCGCATGTGTGTCAGGCCACAGCCTAGTGAGGGTTTATGGTAGAGTTTGAAACGAGCGGTGATAAATTGTTTTTAACCATCTGGGATTCAGCGGTAGGGCTATGCGGTAGCTCAGTCAGTAGCTCTGTGAACTCCACACCTCTGAGGTTCCTGTCTGGGGTGTTAAGCCTGCGTGAGCCCTATGCTGCGTGGGATAGGCTCCCCCCTATCGCCAATGACCCGGATCAGGAAAAGCTATCAGAAGAAGGACAGATGACTGATTACTGTACTGTGCTGTACCTACTACTGACAAGGCTAGCTAcagcattagcattagcctggggctttatgccgcGAGGGAAAACGTGTGAGAAAGGAAGATCGTAAAGGGCCCTCCGGCCTCGTGTAGCCGCCTGAGATCGGGTGCGGGGGCCTCAAGCTCTCCTGCACCGGGGCCATGATTGATGTGTGATCTTTGATGCCCTCTGCCAGGCCCCGGGGGCGCTGGGTTCAAGGCCCACCTGGAAGCAGAGGAACCCCACAGAGGAGCTGAAGATCTTTGGGGTCCTCGGGGTGATCGACAAGGTGAGTCTTGAGGGTGTTGGAGGGGGCAGGAGCCTGGCCTTTGAAGTCGGGGTCGGAGTGGGGGTGCTGAATAGAAGAAAGGGACCTTTTATCTAAGCAGATCTTGTAAGGTCACGCGAAGTGTGTGGGGCAGAAAGGTCAAGCCCAGGGTTGTGATGATTTATTCAGCGCTGCGTCTCTGTGAGTCTTCATCGCTCGTTAATACTTCACGCCAGCCAAATGAATTAATGTGGGCGCCGAGCGTCTGCAGGCCCACTTCCTGTCCCGCCGTGACTGTTTCAAGGGGGTAGATCTCCGTGAACTCGAGTCAGTGGTAGGTCTGTGTCGGGGTAAGGGAGTaagcccccccccagggggaTTCCCAATCGGTTATCCATCAAGACCATCAGCAGGCACCAGATGGGAGGTGAGCCCTTCACATCAGGTCCTCCGTTTTAGGTACGACATCTACAGCTCTTCCTGTAAGTGTCTGTGTGGCTCAGCCAGTTTTGGATGCGGTACTTGTCATTGGAAGGTTGTTGATTCCAATCCCAGAGTCAGAGTGATTTCGACTTTGGGTCCTTAGGCCCTTATGTTTCTCAAAAATATGCATCGCTTTGGAAAAAAGCATGTGCtgaataaatgaatggatggtcgaGAGAAGGTCCTGTCGGGGTTTATTGACAGTCAGATGGCTTCCACTGGCAGCTGACATCCCCCAGCGATGCACGCATAACATACCGCTAACCTCACGCCTGCCTCATCCCGGGCTGGCGGCCGGATCTGCGGTGAGCCGTTTCCCGCTTCTGGGCAAATTAAAACGTGGCCAAGCTCTCTGTCTGATTGGCCGCTGGGGCCACGGCGAGCTGAGAGCCGGGTCGGCCTCCCGCGTTTCCCTGGAGATCAGGACTCCATCCAATCGCCCGACCCCATGGCAGAGCACATGCTAGAGTGGGAACCGATCCAATACCCAGGGCATCTACAAGATCAGCTTTGGGTCCAGTACCATTAAAACGTGGACCATGGGCTTGCGTTCCTCCAGTCCATACAATCCCCTCCCAGGTGGATAAATAGTCATCTGCGCAAATGTCTGAAAAAGACTTTACAAGAGTAAAttctaaatcaataacaatgaaAGCCCGATGGGAATTGTAGTATTTAAAAGGAATTGTAATAGCAAGTATTAAAAAAATGATATTGAAATCAATTTTGCCAGTGGAAGCGTTCTTATACCTTCTATGTGTTTGGTTGTTACTCTtgatgtgatttcattggctgatgcAGTCGATTGTGATGGTTTGAGTCGATGTAGAGAATACCCTGTGTTTGGGAGGTTTCTCTCTGAGCGAATTTCATCACTGACAGATCTGAAGCATCCGGAAGCGCGGATAGGAGCATAACGTTCCTTCAGCCACACACTGCAAAAGCTTCGGCCTCGTCTGCGCTCAGCGGTCATGGATGCCACAGTCTGTCCCTGGCCTGGAAGCTTCTGGATGGTGGCCCGTTTCCTTGGGTTTTCACACCGCGGACAGAAACCGAGCTGCGGCCACATGACCGCGTTTCCGTCACGGCTCGcggtatattgttttttttttggtgacttTTTTTGcaagccccccccttccctgtaTTTGCACAGGGACTTTCTCACGCCCTCCCCAGCCAGTGACTTTGCTTTTCTGTCACGGTAATGATCTCATGTTTTAACAAGCCCCCCCATTTCCCGGCAGGTGAAATCAGTTCACGCCGTGAGAAAAATGGGACCCCCTTCTGGCTCCCGGCTGCCCCGTCCCAGCGGGGGGGGCGGCCCGCGGGCTCACATGCCCACCGACACACACGCTGCCTCCTGGTGGCCTTGGAGCACGCGTGGCTCCTCTGGCTCTCCCTGCGGGCGTCCCCCCGGTGACGGGCCGGTCCTCGCCGTCTGCCGGCTTTCGGCAGGACTTCTTCAGTCTGTTCGCCCGGACCGGGGCCGCGGCAGATGGCGGGACCCTCGGACTTCCACCGGGCCCGAGGGCCTCTCACTTCcttcctatttatttatttccttctGCCCGAGTGTTTTGATGAAGACTCAGCGGTGCAGAAGAAGCTCTTCTGtcgcgggggcggggggggcggtgagGAGCCCGTGCTCACCGTGCCCGCTTCCCGCTGGTGGACCGGAGCTGAGGGACTGGATGAGCGGGGGGGGGAGTGCTGCCGGGCTGTGGGGAGAAGCTGGACTCCGACTCGCCTCTCCAAGCCCGGTCCAGCTCTGCCCTTGGCGGGGGTGTGGTAGTGGCAGCGACTCCGTGTCATGTGACCTCTCCGATCTCATGTACTGTCTCTTGCTCTTTatggtgcttttttttttaaaaaaaaaaaaaacattttgcctGTAATTAACTCCTGTTCCATAAGACAAAGTGATCATAGtgatcattttttaaaatactgcTAATTTATTTAGCcgacgcctttatccaaagtggTGGACGTTTCTGAGAAAGCAAACCATGGAGCAACTGGGCGTTAagtgccttgctgaaggacccagtggtgaaatcattctgccCATCATGCGATTTGAACCAGCACCTTTAATGctatttttgggttcatttataGTACATGCTTTTGCATGATCTGTGTTTCAGGAATTTTAAAGCCAAATTCTTACCTTTAAAGGCTGGTTCATTCTCCTCTGCAGGTGTATACGCAGACGTGTCCGGGTGTTTGCGCGTATGTGGAGAACTATGAACCAGCCTTAATAAACCTGAAATCATAGCGCAGTCCTGGATCCAAGGGGGCCTTTCAAGTCCTGCAGGatcagagctgccccccccatattCACCCAACTGACCATGCAGTGTTTAAGCATCTTTTTACTCCAAGCAAAAGCCAAAAGACACAGttgataaattcatatttctCTTATTATGCAAGAAAGCCTTTTAATGACTTTTGTCTCTTTCCTAAACTTTTTTTTGCCcaacaggactttttttttcctctcttcatccaGCCAGATACTTTGGTTAGCCTGTCTCTGTCGGGGCACTGCAGCAGGACGCCCCCTAGAgtctcgaacctgcaactctggAGTCCACCTTCTATTTCGCAATACCTGCAGCCTTGTTTGTCATGTAAGGTGAAGCTAGGTGTCCTCTGTTGCTTAAATATGGACGAGCAGCTGTGCTATTTTAACCTGAGAGACTTAGTGATtcgtagggggtgggggggggggattgctcTGCTCTCTAGGGTGCTGGAGcaatgcgtgcccccccacctccgtcAGGGACAGCCCTCCTTCAAGATGGAGAACAGCTGCTCAGTGGTGACCTGCCCATTTCTGTCCCccggcccccctcccacacgtGGCGGTATTACGGAGCCGCGGCCCCGGGACAGATGGAGGGCCCTCGCTGGCCCCGTGTTTGTGCTTTAATTATATTAGCGCCACGGCTGCCTGGCTCACCGATGAATGTTTATCTACGGAAAGATCCATTATCATTTAGCCAACACCTGTTCGGGAGAAGGCCGAGGTCAGGGATCAGGCTGTGAGACAAGCGGGTGGAGTTGCtgcagccagcagagggcgccctcTTCtctgaggttgggggggggggtcctctctCTGTACTTGCCATGGGTGTGTTTAAGGTGTCTGCGCAGTTTTCAAATTGgaataaaaagtattaaaatGGGACTGTTAGAGGAAATAATCAGCAAAATAAGTGGCAGATAGGGCGGACTTTAGAGTAAAtaccaaaaactaaaaatatttttctcagatGCAGGTTTCTGTGCTGACTTTGATTTTTAGATGGTGTTTAATGCCTGTACACTGTCAGAGGAAGGGTACAACCGTAGTACAGTTTTATTCCCCGAGGTACAGACAATATTAATGTACCCTCAAGATACCTGCAGCTAGGGTccaactggcagacccttgagggtgcaGCCCCAGAGACAAGCAATTGTACCCTTAAAGGTACAGACTGGTACTTTTTGGACAGTGTAGGTTCTTATTCAAAGTCAGTAGCTGAGTGATTGCAAACATTTATTCTTTATGCTTTTGTATGTGGTTCAGTTTCTGTACTCAGGGGTTAGGGTCATTTGTGGCATTTGCACAATAGGCTGATAAATTGATCTGAAAGGAAACGTGCCTTCATGATCTCAGCTGGAAGCAGGATTTAAAAGTAACAACAAAGGGAGAAGTAACCCTTAGTAATGGAGGTGCTGGTGAAGTTGTCAGTGAGACATCTGAAGGGGGTGGAGTGCAGGCATGGTGGGAGctgttcccccctcctccgtgtgcggagtgtctgtggcagaaaGGTCGCGCTCCATACATGTCTCTTTGAACATCTAGGGTTGGTGAGTGAGGCGCACAGCCCACAGGCTGCGCTGCCTCTCTCAGCCCTTCCTGCTGCCCCGCTTCGATCTGGGGGGGCAGGTTAGCTGTGGGCTGTGCTCTTgggggagagtcaaataggaagTTTAGTGAAAAGGGTTAAATCAGACTGAATGaaatggatgacaaattgtAGAATGACTGCTTTAACTTTGCTTCAGACTCAGGTTTTctagtgtctgttttcactggtAAGCAGTTAAAATTGGACTGAATTTGATATCAGTCTTGCTTGTCATTCTCAGCTCCCCTGGTGTTGATCCACCTTTATTCTTCTGTCGTATTTATTCATGTAGTGCTATTATTGTAATTTCTGTGCTTTTATATGTTTATGTGCTTACCGGCCTGTTCTTGTGTGAACGGTATTATAAACAGATGATTGCACAAAAATGAAGTGGAtgggtttgtgttttttttccagcttcCGTTTTGCTTGCCGGTTCCGACTTGAATCTGGGATTTTTTTCCGGTCAGATCAGAACTCGCCCGATGATTGTTGAAGGGCCCTGTTGTCCAGTTACCTACTTTGAGTCGTTTGGGGCCCCAGCATGACTGTAGGGCCCCATGGGTGGTTAGGAGAGCTGTAGCTACACACGGGTGAAGGGGAGAAAAAAACCGGCTGTGATTCGGTAACTTCGGCTGTGATTCGGTAAATTCAGCTGTGATTCGGTAAATTCGGCTGTGATTCGGTAAATTCGGCTGTGTCAGGTACTGCAAGCTTCGGTTATGCTCGTAGGATTTGTCTCTAACCCTCTGCAGTGTTGTCACTTTACTCATTTTCGTTTTTTTAAGGACCTTAAACGATGTCATTATGAAATTGTCTCATTTGAAGGTAACCCAGATGCCTCGTATTGCTGACTCTACATAAATTCTCAGCCGTACGGTCAAGTCTTTACAGCCCGAATGGTTCGTGCGCAGACTTTGCTGATGGCTGTTAAATACAGCTGTACAAAATGTCCTCATTCtgacagttattattattttttttaatggttacGTTTACTTGGATGCGCGTAATGGTGAAATATTCATGTGAAAACACTCGGTTTCCTTTTCAGGTTTTGCTGGTCATGGACAAAAGGACACAGGAGACCTTTATTCTCAAGGTAAGTTTTGTATTTATCGCTATTCTTCTCATCAGTTTAATAATCAGTTACATTATGAGGACATAATGAGTGATGTATTGTCATTTAGTATGCAGGATGGTGTGCTTTGGTTTTCTCACTCTGCTTGTGGTTTAATAGCGATGTCTTTGTCCCTGTAAGGTGACAGCCAGCCGCCAGTCAGATGACTTAGTTTGCGAAAGTCCCTGCTAAACACATTGACCCATGTAATTGATTTTAATGGCGGCTCCGTGGCATCTCCCGAGCGCTGGATGCCAGCCAGATGCCATCatcgtaccccccccccccaggggactCCGGGGCCGTTGAGCCGGAGATGAGACCCTCTGTCTGAAGTAGAGAGTAACAAGAATAGATGAGTTTGCTTGATgaacgggggggcgggggggggggggcggtcgcGAGGACACGTCTGACCTTTCCGTTCCCCGTCAGGGCCTGAGGAAAAGCAGCGAATGCGGCTGGAACAAAAAGACCATCATCCCCCGCTGTGTGCCTAACATGGTGCGTCTCCACAAGTCCATCGTCTCGGAAGACACCGTCTTCCTGGTGCTGCAGCTTGCTGAGGGTAAGTCCTCCACTTCCTCATTGTgaagctctcccccccccccaccttcattCATCCCTTTTATCCCACCTCCCCTACCTGGTGCTCTTTACCTTTTATTTTTCCATGTCTTTATTATTCGAGTTTGTTTCTTCCCCCCCTCCGCGCCTCCATTACCCCGGGGGTCTCAGGTACCACTCCGTCACTGAGGGAGGGGCCGGCGGGGCGGTGAGGAGAAAGGCTAGCGCCGGTGGGCTTTTGTCTGTGCGGGGCTCCGCCGCTCCTTCCAGCCACGGCAGCttttacctgggggggggggggggcggactgTCTGCCAGCACGGCCCCGGTTTCTAAGTGTCTCACACTGTTCACCACTTTTGTCCACCGTTATGGCTCCTCCAGCTCAtggcgggggggcaggggggggccgCTGTACGCCTGAAACGCACACTGCGCGTGTGAAGGTTAAAACCCGCGTGAGCCCCGCACGGGGACGACTCGAGCCGCATCATTTACGTGCGCTAAGTGACAGATAGCTAACCTCCGACTTTTTCTATCATCAGTGACTTCCTCTTGTTATTATTCTTGGTTTTTTTCCCTCCGCAATATGAAATTGGACATTTGTGCTCATTCAGATCGCCAACCTCCAGAAAGCCTGCATTTTTTATTTCCGAAACATCAACCTGTTCCGCCCAGCTGTTGGCAGATGTGCACAAAACCGATTAACATTTTTCAGATTCTGTCCGACGTTTGAACTGAAACGGAGACTGATGACACCTGAGACTGAAATGCTCCTGATAACAGAATCCGgatcaatagtttttataaatTATGAATGTGTTGCCAGACCATATGTTCTTTACATCAACGAACAGCGCCATGCCGTTGATGCAGAAAGGTCAAATTCGATTTCAAGTTGCGCCATTCGCATCGATACCGTCAGTGAgaagaaatacaaataaaataagcAATGTAATGCATTATTAATTAGATGGTGCAGGCGTCAGTCATTAATCTTTCGTTTATGGTTATAGAGCACAATACCGGGCGAATAGCGTTTAGATTTTTGTGTTGTATGTAGAATCACAGCAGTAGGTTGAAACATCAGAAATAAAATATGGGAATagaaatgggtttttttttttcttataaagAATTTGCTGTTGGACTTTTTAGTGTTAAGTAATAAGTTGTTTCTTAGACGTTTAATTGAATATAAATATAACCTGTATGATACCTGCCGCCTGTCTGTTATGCCCTGACCTTCCCTGCATCCCCCTGGTTTGGCCTGGCTGGCAGTTTGATGAAGGGACTCTTGTTTCACTAGCAGTGTTCGACCAGTGTGATGAATCTGCCTCCATTTCCCGGCACACTAGTGAGCTGCCTCTGTCTACCGTTGACGACCCAAGCGACCTCACTTTCAGGCCCTTGTCCTCAGCCATGCTACTGGTAGAGAGCTAACTGCCACCCCCGTCACGCTCCAGCTGCCGGGGTGGGATGGACGCCATCATGGCTCATCTGCCTTGTGTCATTGGCCAACAAGGCTTCCTCGTCGTTGCTAGATTTACTGCTGACCTTTAGTTCTTCAGCAAACGCTTTTCTGCGTCTCATCCAGGTATTAAACTTGTCGGATCTTGATGCCCCTGGTAACCATATAGCTGGAATTTCCAGGACATTCCTTTTTGTCTGTGGGTCTTCAGACTTGATCGTTGTAGGATCCGTTCCTCTTATGACCCTTCCCCTTCCTCTTTTACCTTCACCTCTTACAAGCATTTCGGCCCTCGCTCATGCCCTGGGTCCACCCACAATATGCCCCAAATAAGATGGCTCAGCTAGGTACGTAGCGGAATAATTTCGCCGAAGCATCTCGCTCAAGGGTACCAAGTCCGTACCTCCCATGGGTCTTGAATCAGCAGCTTTAGGTCCAAGTGCTTAACTGCTATGCTGCACTCATAAGTCCTTGATGGGACGCTGCTGCCCCTCCTCAGAGTTTATATACCAAGAATACACCACCagctgggggtgggtggggttagggttgtaaaattttaatggAAACTATTAGCATCCATCCATTCGTTTTCAACAACCGCTTATTCAATACAGTTGCAGAGAACCAGAAGCCAAACCCAGGAAACATATGATACGAGGTAGGGAACTCCTCtgcagggatgccagtccattgctggACATCCACAGACATACTCACGGgcgctatgggcaattttgagGTCCCCGTTCACCTAGCCAAATTGCgggattgtgggaggaaactggagtcccAAGAGGAAGCCAGGAAGCTCAGGGAGCACATGTGAAGTCCAGAGTGCCACCATGATAAATGTATTATTCAGGCTCTGATGAAGATGTCAGCTGAGCATGTAAGCAATGCAAGATGATATCGATGCTTTGGCATGGCTGGGGTCGGCTTGCTTTTGGAGAGCCTCAGACACACTCCCATAATTCCTCTGCCAATAGTGGATATAGCGATATACGAGACACGATATTGGGTTCACGAGAACGAGACGatattttaacaatattttaaggaaaccatgaaagaGGAAATGTATTACTGGAAAGCAgcgttttattttattcatttgaaaGACAAAAATGCTAAATAATGCAGATGTACGGTGAAATGTGTTAAAcaatcaccatcatcatatgcagtaaagaacagaacaaatatctagcaccataaaatatttcactacaaactcaaatgacatgcttctctcctatttgacttctcaattgaacataaaatagaatataaacaaaacaatataaataacaaacataaaacattttttttaatgtgcagtgaatttaagtaAAGAGCTCTGATGGTGCTGAAAATGGCTCTGCGTAGCAGTAGCGTTAGCCGCTGTGTACGGTATTATTTTCCAGCAATGCTTACAGATGGTTTGTGTTCTGTCTGTCAGCCTTTCGCCGTTTATACTCAAAATGCTGCCACGCAAAACGTTTAAAGGTGTCTGAGGCATCTGCTATGGTAAGTTTGTCAGAAGCCGACATTCTTACAGCGGCTGATTTGCAGCGCCTTCGCGAGACCGCTTTTCCCTCCGACGAGAAATCTCGCCGTGTTGTAATATCGTGAGATCTCCTTACACCTCTAGTGGATATTCACGTACCTCCTGAGGAATTCTAAGTATGTTTCTGAGCTCTGATTTCATCTTGAACCCATCCTGTGGGCCCGTTAACTGACAACTGCTCCCACAGGCATCAGAAGTGCCACCTGCAATGAGACGTTTAGGAAGTCTTCCCATTTCAAAAGTGTCGATCCTGCTCTGTGTTGTCCTCCTGTTCGCGTAGATCATCTCCGCACTCCATTGCTTTGCTTTTAGTACATCCATTATGCTCATGCCCTACCTTACTTTTGAAGGAGGTGATATTTCTTGTTTAATATATGGCTGGTCTTCATTGCACATCATTTCACTGGCTGGTTACATGTAGACCTCGTTACTCTCTCCAGCAAGAGTGGGTGACTATGAGAGAATCCTATCTGAACCTCTATGGCTGGCATTCTCCCTCTTTATAAAGTATTGCTTTGTTGCTACATGCAAACCCAAGGAGATAGGTGGTCAACTCCTTCCAGGAGACTGAAAAGTTACTGAAGGTGTCTGGTGACTAGCTATGAGACCCGTAGCCTGAAGATTACTAGTTAGAGTCCCAGGGGATTCTGCTGTAGTTACGTGGAGTAGGGTgctaaacaacaaacaacaacaacgatCTTCACCAGGGTCATGGGATTAACCGGATATGATCTAGTCAGTTTTGGGTTAGAAATATCAAATTGCCAGTTTGCTCGTTTTCTTGTATCAGGTGGGAAGCTGTGGTCCCATATCGGAAAGTTCCTGAACAAGAGCCCGGAGGACAGCTTGGACATCCCGTTCATCCAGAAGTCCCACACGGCGGCAGTTCACCCAAGTGAGGAGCTGAGCTCCAGCAGCCTGGATTCTGGCCCCAACAGGGAGGGGGTCACGCTAGGGGTCCTTCCTTTGAAGAACAGCCTCACCCCAAGTTCCCAGGATGACAGCAGTACTCAGGATGaggaggctgctgatggctcccAGCGGGTCCTGCTAGACTCTGGGGCAACCTCTGAAGAGGagtgcacaaacagttactTGGCCCTCTGCAATGAGTACGAGCAGGAGAAAATTGAATCGGACTCTCTGGAGGAGCATTCGGCCCCAGTTGCCGAGGAGCCCTCGGCCCGGGCGCACCCCTTGCTGAGTAGCGACAGCCTCTGCTCCCCTGTGATGGCTCAGGAATTCCGGTTTTTCGCCGAGGATGACCATGGCGAGGTCTTCAGCTCTGCCTGCCTCCCTGCTGACTCACTGGACCAGTCCAAGAAGACGCCGATGGAGTTCTTCAGGATTGACAGCAAGGACAGTACCAGTGATCTCCTGGGTGTGGAGTCAGGAGACAGGCTGAAGTTCGAGCCCTCCAAACCATTCCTCCCCTCCGCCGACCTGGAGGAGGTGACAAAGGTCGTCGGGAATGTCAAGCTGCCTCAGATGGACCTTTGGGGGGTTGATAGCGATAGGGGCTCCAATGAATCCGTCCCTGTCATCTCCTTTAAGGAGGCGGTGGTGGAAGACACGGGGAGCTGTGATGAAGGCCGACCACCAGACCTCCTGGTGAACCTCCCCGGTGTGGCAGATGTCACAGCAGAGGAGCTGACTGTGGCTGGCCCGTCCGCAACAGATGACACTAGAGTGTCCCCGAGGTTTGGGAAGCCGGATGTCTTGCAGCTTCACTATGACCTGGGGGATGATGTAGTCCTTGGCCTGTCAGAGGACGAAGGGGGCCCATCCTCGGTTTGTGCCCCCCCtgtctctgcagcctgcagctcctcaCTACCCGGCCATGGCGGTCTGCCTTCAGGCCCAAAGGCCTGCCGGACTCAGGCAACCGTCTCGCACGAATTGCAAGCTGTCCACGTTGGTTTACATGCTGATCCAGAGACTATGGACTCAGCCCAGTTCTCCCTGAAGTCTAAACTGCGTTCGGACCAGGACGCTCATGACCAGATAGCGTCTGAAGCCTTTGGAGAAAGCGCTTCCGCCGAGACAGAGCCAGGCAAGGCGAGCGATGACGTCTCTCAGCTTTTTAAGGATCTGGATGAGCTCCTGCTTATAGCGGCAAACACTCACCTACCCGAGGAGTATGTTCAGCGTTGGGCGATGGAGATTGTCGTTGCCCTCGACGCTCTCCACCAGGAAGGAATCGTCTGCCGGGACCTGAACCCAAACAACATCTTGCTCGACGACAGAGGTCaggctgttttgttttatttgtttatctgtTGTTTTGTTCtaaatttatgtattttttttctttccctacTGGCTGTTGCTTCCAGTTAGCTGAGTAAATGGTTCGTCCCATGATTACTACCATAATTTGCTATCTGAAGCCTCATTATCATCTCGGCAGATTTGCCCTCAGTAATAGCCTCTGTAGGCTAATGAGGGCATTATTCTTAATGATACCGTTTTAGCTATGAAAGAATAATTACAGTTAGTTTCTCCTTGATACACATTGGAAGGGGAGAGTGTTTGAATATTATTTTCCTgttatgttttcttttaaaggaCACATCCAGCTGACTTACTTTTGTAGCTGGAGCGATGTGGAGGATTCGTACGACCAGGAAGCCATCAGCGCCATGTATTGCGCTCCAGGTAGGAGCTGTATGGATGTGGAATTCACATCCCGAGTCTGGAATTTTAGTTTGATCTTTCCATATGGATCAAATTCCAAACATCTCTCTGTGTCACCTCATCTCATCTTTCAATTTTCCCCCttataaattggtatgaaagtTTACTAGTTCAATTATACAAAATTCAATACTAGGCAGATAAAATTGAATGAAT from the Brienomyrus brachyistius isolate T26 chromosome 19, BBRACH_0.4, whole genome shotgun sequence genome contains:
- the rps6kc1 gene encoding ribosomal protein S6 kinase delta-1 isoform X1, with the translated sequence MISQRERGELARFYTVTDPKRHKKGYTVYKVTARIISRRNPEDVQEITVWKRYSDFRKLHQDLWQIHRSLCQQSELFPPFAKAKVFGRFDESVIEERRQCSEDLLQFSANIPALYSSQYIEDFFKGGEVHDGSELIGPPEPLSDFLADSLSDCSFEVQKDAGGVDDSTAASHSEYGGISSDSDLISLLLDTDSLADVDDGMASDGDSPNKPPRGSSPSPLPLLPDDSLDVESSRASRAAVFPSALRPRAGKKDYLERASEQIRLAVQREGEQDYQAAFSFYRSGVDLLLQGVQGDPSPTRREAVKKKTAEYLMRAEHLSSRYLRDGSQVGCGSSLAPGALGSRPTWKQRNPTEELKIFGVLGVIDKVLLVMDKRTQETFILKGLRKSSECGWNKKTIIPRCVPNMVRLHKSIVSEDTVFLVLQLAEGGKLWSHIGKFLNKSPEDSLDIPFIQKSHTAAVHPSEELSSSSLDSGPNREGVTLGVLPLKNSLTPSSQDDSSTQDEEAADGSQRVLLDSGATSEEECTNSYLALCNEYEQEKIESDSLEEHSAPVAEEPSARAHPLLSSDSLCSPVMAQEFRFFAEDDHGEVFSSACLPADSLDQSKKTPMEFFRIDSKDSTSDLLGVESGDRLKFEPSKPFLPSADLEEVTKVVGNVKLPQMDLWGVDSDRGSNESVPVISFKEAVVEDTGSCDEGRPPDLLVNLPGVADVTAEELTVAGPSATDDTRVSPRFGKPDVLQLHYDLGDDVVLGLSEDEGGPSSVCAPPVSAACSSSLPGHGGLPSGPKACRTQATVSHELQAVHVGLHADPETMDSAQFSLKSKLRSDQDAHDQIASEAFGESASAETEPGKASDDVSQLFKDLDELLLIAANTHLPEEYVQRWAMEIVVALDALHQEGIVCRDLNPNNILLDDRGHIQLTYFCSWSDVEDSYDQEAISAMYCAPEVGSICEETAACDWWSLGAILFELLTGKSLRQCHPAGISRHTMLDVPDFVSKEAGSLLQQLLQFNPMERLGAGVAGAEDIKSHPFFAMATWPK
- the rps6kc1 gene encoding ribosomal protein S6 kinase delta-1 isoform X2 yields the protein MISQRERGELARFYTVTDPKRHKKGYTVYKVTARIISRRNPEDVQEITVWKRYSDFRKLHQDLWQIHRSLCQQSELFPPFAKAKVFGRFDESVIEERRQCSEDLLQFSANIPALYSSQYIEDFFKGGEVHDGSELIGPPEPLSDFLADSLSDCSFEVQKDAGGVDDSTAASHSEYGGISSDSDLISLLLDTDSLADVDDGMASDGDSPNKPPRGSSPSPLPLLPDDSLDVESSRASRAAVFPSALRPRAGKKDYLERASEQIRLAVQREGEQDYQAAFSFYRSGVDLLLQGVQGDPSPTRREAVKKKTAEYLMRAEHLSSRYLRDGSQAPGALGSRPTWKQRNPTEELKIFGVLGVIDKVLLVMDKRTQETFILKGLRKSSECGWNKKTIIPRCVPNMVRLHKSIVSEDTVFLVLQLAEGGKLWSHIGKFLNKSPEDSLDIPFIQKSHTAAVHPSEELSSSSLDSGPNREGVTLGVLPLKNSLTPSSQDDSSTQDEEAADGSQRVLLDSGATSEEECTNSYLALCNEYEQEKIESDSLEEHSAPVAEEPSARAHPLLSSDSLCSPVMAQEFRFFAEDDHGEVFSSACLPADSLDQSKKTPMEFFRIDSKDSTSDLLGVESGDRLKFEPSKPFLPSADLEEVTKVVGNVKLPQMDLWGVDSDRGSNESVPVISFKEAVVEDTGSCDEGRPPDLLVNLPGVADVTAEELTVAGPSATDDTRVSPRFGKPDVLQLHYDLGDDVVLGLSEDEGGPSSVCAPPVSAACSSSLPGHGGLPSGPKACRTQATVSHELQAVHVGLHADPETMDSAQFSLKSKLRSDQDAHDQIASEAFGESASAETEPGKASDDVSQLFKDLDELLLIAANTHLPEEYVQRWAMEIVVALDALHQEGIVCRDLNPNNILLDDRGHIQLTYFCSWSDVEDSYDQEAISAMYCAPEVGSICEETAACDWWSLGAILFELLTGKSLRQCHPAGISRHTMLDVPDFVSKEAGSLLQQLLQFNPMERLGAGVAGAEDIKSHPFFAMATWPK
- the rps6kc1 gene encoding ribosomal protein S6 kinase delta-1 isoform X4 translates to MASDGDSPNKPPRGSSPSPLPLLPDDSLDVESSRASRAAVFPSALRPRAGKKDYLERASEQIRLAVQREGEQDYQAAFSFYRSGVDLLLQGVQGDPSPTRREAVKKKTAEYLMRAEHLSSRYLRDGSQVGCGSSLAPGALGSRPTWKQRNPTEELKIFGVLGVIDKVLLVMDKRTQETFILKGLRKSSECGWNKKTIIPRCVPNMVRLHKSIVSEDTVFLVLQLAEGGKLWSHIGKFLNKSPEDSLDIPFIQKSHTAAVHPSEELSSSSLDSGPNREGVTLGVLPLKNSLTPSSQDDSSTQDEEAADGSQRVLLDSGATSEEECTNSYLALCNEYEQEKIESDSLEEHSAPVAEEPSARAHPLLSSDSLCSPVMAQEFRFFAEDDHGEVFSSACLPADSLDQSKKTPMEFFRIDSKDSTSDLLGVESGDRLKFEPSKPFLPSADLEEVTKVVGNVKLPQMDLWGVDSDRGSNESVPVISFKEAVVEDTGSCDEGRPPDLLVNLPGVADVTAEELTVAGPSATDDTRVSPRFGKPDVLQLHYDLGDDVVLGLSEDEGGPSSVCAPPVSAACSSSLPGHGGLPSGPKACRTQATVSHELQAVHVGLHADPETMDSAQFSLKSKLRSDQDAHDQIASEAFGESASAETEPGKASDDVSQLFKDLDELLLIAANTHLPEEYVQRWAMEIVVALDALHQEGIVCRDLNPNNILLDDRGHIQLTYFCSWSDVEDSYDQEAISAMYCAPEVGSICEETAACDWWSLGAILFELLTGKSLRQCHPAGISRHTMLDVPDFVSKEAGSLLQQLLQFNPMERLGAGVAGAEDIKSHPFFAMATWPK